The proteins below are encoded in one region of uncultured Eubacteriales bacterium:
- a CDS encoding Transcriptional regulator, XRE family (fragment) — protein sequence MRIAQKSNIMERNFYFSNDVFITPTMLLDSISHCYNTLDMIDSNLIANGSPKVSQLIELANLSSIVGNLLGAGFAQYSNGLYERNKPHTYPDIIPIEPNLAGIEIKTALETNSPKGHQPKEGYYITYRYVLTNENGEFLKGTKNRGDTVTIWEVKFGYLYSHDFSCSNTEGDSGKTAVIKTDSFNKMQLLYFDESCIPYKHTNNTPYKGYN from the coding sequence TTGAGAATTGCTCAAAAATCAAATATAATGGAGAGAAATTTCTATTTTAGTAATGATGTTTTCATTACCCCAACCATGCTCTTGGATAGTATTTCTCACTGTTATAATACTTTAGATATGATTGACTCAAATTTAATAGCAAATGGCTCTCCTAAAGTATCCCAGCTAATAGAGTTGGCAAATTTATCCTCAATTGTAGGAAATCTTTTAGGTGCAGGATTTGCTCAATACAGTAATGGTTTATATGAAAGAAATAAGCCCCATACATATCCAGATATCATTCCAATAGAGCCCAATTTAGCTGGCATAGAAATTAAAACCGCGCTTGAGACTAATTCCCCAAAAGGCCATCAGCCCAAAGAGGGATACTATATCACATATCGTTATGTCCTGACCAATGAAAATGGAGAATTTCTAAAAGGTACGAAAAATCGTGGCGACACAGTAACAATATGGGAAGTCAAGTTTGGCTATTTATATTCACATGATTTTAGTTGCAGTAATACTGAGGGAGATTCAGGAAAAACGGCTGTAATTAAAACAGACAGCTTTAATAAAATGCAACTGTTATATTTTGATGAGTCGTGTATACCATATAAGCATACTAACAATACGCCATACAAAGGATACAATTAA
- a CDS encoding hypothetical protein (Evidence 5 : No homology to any previously reported sequences) has protein sequence MQGNFFLAHSLTDKFTFCQEWMYKFLFDGAYYLVSGKSSEIFHCGGAFHLDISRY, from the coding sequence GTGCAAGGAAATTTCTTCCTTGCACATAGCTTAACAGATAAATTTACTTTTTGTCAAGAGTGGATGTATAAATTTCTTTTTGACGGGGCATACTATTTGGTTTCTGGGAAATCATCTGAAATATTCCATTGCGGCGGAGCCTTTCACTTGGATATTTCCCGTTACTGA
- a CDS encoding conserved hypothetical protein (Evidence 4 : Homologs of previously reported genes of unknown function): protein MQKPLDELHDQYNHFIPDAETQQEIEKCHQQLICSLEKPERKLVLRIIDNKDLIAGARARESFSCGFWLAWCLFTQLHQYDSGRSLEKTLDGNGRFSMPFAESPDET, encoded by the coding sequence ATGCAAAAACCATTGGACGAGCTACATGACCAATACAATCACTTTATCCCTGACGCTGAAACCCAACAGGAAATAGAAAAATGCCACCAGCAGCTCATTTGTAGTTTGGAAAAGCCTGAGCGCAAGCTGGTGCTGCGAATCATTGACAACAAAGACCTCATTGCAGGTGCCCGTGCCAGAGAGAGCTTCTCTTGTGGATTTTGGTTGGCATGGTGTTTATTTACACAACTGCATCAATACGATAGCGGCCGTTCCCTTGAGAAAACTCTCGATGGAAACGGCCGCTTTTCTATGCCTTTTGCAGAATCGCCAGACGAAACATAG
- a CDS encoding Shikimate 5-dehydrogenase (fragment): MELPKVGMRTVKTAVAVFACFLVFLPFWSYVPSGPEDLLQQVYPINACIAAIICMQSSVEESVSQGLFRVIGTVLGGVVGLVCLLLSNFIGKPVMTGVLLGLGTVVTLWVCNLIKRPEACAMGCVVLCSILLTYDGTNGYFYILLRVLENLVGIFVAVAVNRLLPNHHKGEGQQGGNAPSA; this comes from the coding sequence ATGGAGCTGCCAAAGGTTGGTATGCGCACGGTAAAGACCGCTGTGGCGGTCTTCGCCTGTTTCCTGGTATTTCTGCCCTTTTGGTCCTATGTGCCCTCGGGCCCGGAGGACCTGCTGCAGCAGGTGTACCCCATCAACGCCTGTATCGCCGCCATCATCTGTATGCAGAGCTCGGTGGAGGAGAGCGTCAGCCAGGGCCTCTTCCGCGTGATCGGGACAGTGCTGGGTGGCGTCGTGGGGCTTGTGTGCCTCCTGCTGAGCAATTTTATAGGCAAGCCCGTGATGACCGGCGTGCTGCTGGGGCTGGGCACTGTCGTCACCCTGTGGGTCTGCAATCTCATTAAGCGCCCGGAGGCCTGTGCCATGGGCTGCGTGGTGCTCTGCTCCATTTTGCTGACCTATGACGGGACCAACGGCTATTTCTATATCCTCCTTCGGGTCCTGGAGAACCTGGTGGGCATTTTTGTGGCGGTGGCGGTGAACCGTCTGCTGCCCAACCACCACAAGGGAGAGGGCCAGCAGGGGGGAAACGCGCCGTCCGCGTGA
- a CDS encoding hypothetical protein (Evidence 5 : No homology to any previously reported sequences) codes for MQYCCALLTSCNFCDDIVYILFVDDLNNFLTFLRSSEEVSHI; via the coding sequence GTGCAGTACTGTTGTGCATTGTTAACTTCGTGCAATTTTTGCGACGACATTGTGTATATTCTGTTTGTGGATGATCTAAATAATTTTCTGACATTTCTCCGCTCTTCAGAGGAGGTAAGTCACATATAG
- the ycjV gene encoding putative sugar transporter subunit: ATP-binding component of ABC superfamily transporter (Evidence 3 : Function proposed based on presence of conserved amino acid motif, structural feature or limited homology; Product type pt : putative transporter), with protein sequence MATLTLKNIKKVYDKNVVAVHSFDLDIADKEFIVLVGPSGCGKSTTLRMIAGLEDITEGDLYIGDKRVNDVEPKDRDIAMVFQNYALYPHMTVYENMAFALKLRKTPKDEIDRKVREAAEILDITSYLERKPKALSGGQRQRVAIGRAIVREPQVFLMDEPLSNLDAKLRNQMRAEIIKLRHRIDTTFVYVTHDQTEAMTLGDRIVIMKDGFIQQIGTPQDVFDHPANIFVAGFIGSPQMNLFNAHLEKDSSGYYVNYNGTHIALADNIQMALDAKGVASMDVILGCRPEHLTLRQAAGPEAVTARVDVSEMMGSEVHLHVIAEEKDVVLRIPSTDLTPEHRSGIPFGTEVYFSFPADLVHLFDPSTEKNLLD encoded by the coding sequence ATGGCAACTTTAACCCTCAAAAACATCAAGAAGGTCTATGACAAGAACGTGGTAGCGGTCCACAGCTTTGACCTCGACATCGCGGACAAGGAGTTCATCGTCCTGGTCGGCCCGTCGGGCTGCGGCAAGTCCACCACCCTGCGCATGATCGCCGGGCTGGAGGACATCACCGAGGGCGACCTCTACATCGGCGACAAGCGTGTCAACGACGTGGAGCCCAAGGACCGGGACATCGCCATGGTGTTCCAGAACTACGCCCTCTACCCCCACATGACCGTGTACGAAAACATGGCCTTCGCCCTCAAGCTGCGCAAGACCCCCAAGGATGAGATCGACCGCAAGGTCAGAGAGGCCGCCGAGATCCTGGACATCACCTCCTATCTGGAGCGCAAGCCCAAGGCCCTGTCCGGCGGCCAGCGCCAGCGTGTCGCCATCGGCCGCGCCATCGTGCGTGAGCCACAGGTCTTCCTTATGGACGAACCCCTCTCCAACCTGGATGCAAAGCTTCGTAACCAGATGCGTGCAGAGATCATCAAGCTCCGCCACCGCATCGACACCACCTTCGTCTATGTCACCCACGACCAGACCGAGGCCATGACCCTGGGCGACCGCATCGTCATCATGAAGGACGGTTTCATTCAGCAGATCGGCACCCCCCAGGATGTCTTCGATCACCCCGCCAACATTTTCGTGGCCGGTTTCATCGGCTCTCCCCAGATGAACCTCTTCAACGCCCATCTGGAGAAGGACTCCTCCGGCTATTATGTTAACTATAACGGCACCCACATCGCCCTTGCCGACAATATCCAGATGGCTCTGGACGCTAAGGGAGTTGCGTCTATGGACGTGATCCTGGGCTGCCGCCCCGAGCACCTGACGCTCCGCCAGGCCGCCGGCCCCGAGGCTGTGACCGCCCGCGTGGACGTGTCCGAGATGATGGGCAGCGAGGTCCACCTCCACGTGATCGCCGAGGAGAAGGACGTGGTCCTGCGCATCCCCTCCACCGACCTCACCCCCGAGCACCGCTCCGGCATCCCCTTCGGCACCGAGGTCTACTTCTCCTTCCCGGCGGATCTGGTCCACCTCTTCGACCCCTCCACCGAGAAGAATCTTCTCGACTAA
- a CDS encoding hypothetical protein (Evidence 5 : No homology to any previously reported sequences), translated as MISQKPNSMPRQKEIYTSTLDKK; from the coding sequence ATGATTTCCCAGAAACCAAATAGTATGCCCCGTCAAAAAGAAATTTATACATCCACTCTTGACAAAAAGTAA
- a CDS encoding conserved hypothetical protein (Evidence 4 : Homologs of previously reported genes of unknown function), giving the protein MEQEKRAYMIPVHEAFSSYEYKNCTFVVHSLFCGWESIVPRLQELMVDQLIEDGETEEIDA; this is encoded by the coding sequence ATGGAACAGGAAAAGCGAGCCTATATGATTCCAGTGCATGAAGCATTTAGCTCCTATGAGTATAAAAACTGCACATTTGTTGTTCACAGCCTATTTTGCGGTTGGGAAAGCATCGTCCCCAGGCTGCAGGAGCTTATGGTAGATCAGCTGATTGAAGATGGGGAAACAGAAGAAATTGATGCTTAA
- a CDS encoding Nucleoid-associated protein NT01CX_0824, with protein sequence MAKNFGRPGMGGMGGGLNMNMIKQAQKMQQDMQRMQAELEEKEYTAQAGGGVVSATVSGKRELVKLAIDPEAVDPEDVEMLQDMIVAAVNEAIRTAEGEMSAGMQQLTGGLNLPF encoded by the coding sequence ATGGCGAAGAATTTCGGACGGCCCGGCATGGGCGGTATGGGCGGTGGCCTCAACATGAACATGATCAAGCAGGCCCAGAAGATGCAGCAGGACATGCAGCGTATGCAGGCCGAGCTGGAGGAAAAGGAGTATACCGCCCAAGCGGGCGGGGGCGTGGTCTCCGCTACCGTGAGCGGTAAGCGGGAGCTGGTGAAACTTGCCATCGACCCCGAGGCGGTAGACCCCGAGGATGTGGAGATGCTCCAGGATATGATCGTGGCCGCCGTGAACGAGGCGATCCGCACCGCCGAGGGGGAGATGTCCGCGGGCATGCAGCAGCTCACCGGCGGGCTCAATCTGCCTTTCTGA
- a CDS encoding 4Fe-4S binding domain protein, translating into MEKSKVYFSDFRALPGTNVLIKLEKLIRAAGIGNIDFDQKIVAIKIHFGEPGNLAFLRPNYAKVVADVVKSLGGKPFLTDCNTLYVGRRKNALEHMEAAYENGYSPFSTGCHVIIGDGVKGTDDVDVPVAGGEYIKNAHIGRAIMDADIFISLNHFKGHEATGFGGALKNIGMGCGSRAGKMDQHASGKPEVEADACRKCHACAKNCGQDAIFFDGPGGTARIDHGICVGCGRCIGSCNFDAIYNPNDSANDLLGRKMAEYSKAVVDGRPNFHISLVLDISPYCDCHAESDVPILPDVGMFASFDPLALDQACVDACLKQEPMPGSLLDERMHAHDFHDHHDHFINTTPASVWETCLDQAERIGLGSRAYELITVK; encoded by the coding sequence ATGGAAAAGTCCAAGGTATATTTTTCAGACTTCCGTGCTTTGCCGGGCACCAATGTGCTGATTAAGCTGGAAAAGCTGATCCGCGCGGCGGGGATCGGCAATATCGACTTCGACCAGAAGATCGTCGCCATCAAGATCCACTTCGGCGAGCCGGGCAACCTGGCCTTCCTTCGGCCCAACTACGCCAAGGTGGTGGCCGACGTGGTAAAGAGCCTGGGCGGCAAGCCCTTCCTCACCGACTGCAACACCCTCTATGTGGGCCGCCGAAAGAACGCGCTGGAGCATATGGAGGCCGCCTATGAGAACGGCTACTCTCCCTTCAGCACCGGCTGCCACGTCATCATCGGCGACGGCGTCAAGGGCACCGACGACGTGGACGTGCCCGTGGCGGGCGGCGAGTATATCAAGAACGCCCACATCGGCCGCGCCATTATGGATGCCGACATCTTCATCAGCCTCAACCACTTCAAGGGCCATGAGGCCACCGGGTTTGGCGGCGCGCTGAAGAACATTGGCATGGGCTGCGGCAGCCGGGCGGGCAAAATGGACCAGCACGCCTCCGGTAAGCCCGAGGTGGAGGCCGATGCCTGCCGCAAGTGCCACGCCTGCGCCAAAAACTGCGGGCAGGACGCCATCTTCTTCGACGGCCCGGGCGGCACCGCCCGCATCGATCACGGGATCTGCGTGGGCTGCGGCCGCTGCATCGGCTCGTGCAACTTTGACGCCATCTATAACCCCAACGACAGCGCCAACGATCTGCTTGGCCGCAAGATGGCCGAGTACTCCAAGGCTGTGGTGGACGGGCGCCCCAACTTCCACATCAGCCTGGTCCTGGATATCTCCCCCTACTGCGACTGTCACGCGGAGAGCGACGTACCCATTTTGCCCGACGTGGGTATGTTTGCCTCCTTCGATCCCCTTGCCCTGGATCAGGCCTGTGTGGACGCCTGCCTCAAGCAGGAGCCCATGCCCGGGTCCCTCCTGGACGAGCGGATGCACGCCCACGATTTCCATGACCACCACGACCACTTCATCAATACCACCCCTGCCAGCGTGTGGGAGACCTGCCTGGATCAGGCCGAGCGCATCGGCCTGGGCAGCCGGGCGTATGAGCTGATCACGGTGAAGTAG
- a CDS encoding conserved hypothetical protein (Evidence 4 : Homologs of previously reported genes of unknown function), translating to MAERKRILKVRVTDSEYRTIMENCIKSGRTVSELLRESACEKEIVVLGGLRELLTELRRQGNNLNQMTVLARQGRIEFVNPKDLEEVYRQVWQALNSLLSRVG from the coding sequence ATGGCAGAAAGAAAAAGGATTTTGAAGGTACGGGTTACCGACTCAGAGTACCGCACCATCATGGAAAACTGTATCAAATCAGGCAGAACAGTAAGCGAGCTGCTTCGGGAATCTGCCTGCGAAAAGGAGATTGTTGTCCTCGGTGGGCTGAGAGAACTGCTCACTGAGCTACGGCGGCAGGGTAACAATCTTAATCAGATGACCGTGTTGGCACGTCAGGGACGGATAGAATTTGTCAACCCAAAGGATCTGGAGGAGGTGTATCGGCAGGTATGGCAAGCGTTAAATTCGTTGCTGTCTCGCGTGGGATAA
- a CDS encoding hypothetical protein (Evidence 5 : No homology to any previously reported sequences) produces the protein MASVKFVAVSRGIKDILEYVTNREKTLDSLITGVNCLAQTAQDEFEVVKKQFRKTDGRSYYHIVQAFSPKDELDFETAHQIGLEFAGYFSGFQAVVATHMNTAHKHNHIILNSVSYETGKKFHQSAREMAQAKEFSNELCRQHGLSVTEVKADPFAIPSWKKKLRHYIRKGMEQSYSREEFIRFMELFDYKVKWEPGHKYITYSTPEDYVCRDSKLFDQTLLRTNMEHYFEMGGKEYLDSRIAYREIGEPAPTLDDAVCGLASILDALAAGDNDRFHLETVHHSEEEIQRMLRRGKKVERTAQYAVRDEQDEEYEQYHGFSMTM, from the coding sequence ATGGCAAGCGTTAAATTCGTTGCTGTCTCGCGTGGGATAAAAGATATTTTAGAGTATGTCACCAACCGGGAAAAGACGCTGGATAGCCTCATCACCGGGGTGAACTGTCTGGCGCAGACGGCGCAGGACGAATTTGAGGTAGTGAAAAAGCAGTTCCGCAAGACAGACGGGCGCAGCTACTACCATATCGTGCAGGCATTTTCTCCGAAGGACGAGCTGGATTTTGAAACGGCGCACCAGATTGGATTGGAGTTCGCAGGTTATTTCTCCGGCTTTCAGGCGGTTGTAGCCACCCACATGAACACCGCTCACAAGCACAATCACATTATTCTCAACAGCGTCAGCTATGAAACCGGCAAGAAATTTCACCAGTCGGCCAGAGAAATGGCACAGGCCAAGGAGTTTTCCAACGAGCTATGCAGACAGCATGGTTTATCCGTTACCGAAGTAAAGGCTGACCCATTTGCCATTCCAAGCTGGAAGAAAAAGCTGCGGCACTACATCCGTAAGGGGATGGAGCAGAGCTATTCCAGAGAAGAATTTATCCGCTTCATGGAGCTGTTTGATTACAAGGTGAAGTGGGAGCCAGGGCATAAGTACATTACCTACTCCACACCCGAAGACTATGTTTGCCGGGACAGTAAGCTGTTCGACCAGACGCTGCTGCGGACTAACATGGAGCATTACTTTGAAATGGGTGGAAAGGAGTATCTGGATAGCCGTATCGCATATCGGGAAATCGGTGAGCCTGCGCCGACACTGGATGATGCTGTTTGTGGACTTGCCTCTATTTTGGATGCCCTTGCTGCAGGGGATAATGACCGATTTCATCTGGAAACCGTCCACCATAGCGAGGAAGAAATTCAGCGTATGCTGCGCCGTGGTAAAAAGGTTGAACGAACAGCACAGTATGCTGTCCGTGATGAGCAGGATGAGGAATATGAGCAATATCATGGATTCTCCATGACAATGTAG
- the tnpA gene encoding transposase, whose amino-acid sequence MNDIQSLSHSKWRCQYHIVFAPKYRRKEIYGKIKADIGQILRKLCEQKGVEIIEAEACPGHLHMLVCIPPSLSVAQFMGYLKGKSSLMIFDRHANLKYKYGNRHFWCRGYYVDTVGRNKKAIEEYIKNQLQEDIAADQISFKEYLDPFTGSKNTKA is encoded by the coding sequence ATGAACGACATACAAAGTTTATCACATTCCAAGTGGCGATGCCAGTATCATATTGTGTTTGCGCCCAAATACCGTAGAAAAGAGATATATGGGAAGATCAAGGCGGACATAGGACAGATATTGCGAAAATTGTGCGAACAGAAGGGCGTGGAAATTATAGAGGCGGAAGCCTGCCCGGGTCACCTGCACATGTTAGTATGTATTCCGCCCAGTCTGAGCGTAGCGCAGTTCATGGGGTATTTGAAAGGAAAGAGCAGCTTGATGATTTTCGATAGACACGCGAATTTAAAGTACAAATATGGAAATCGGCATTTTTGGTGCAGAGGATACTATGTGGACACAGTAGGGCGCAATAAAAAGGCAATTGAGGAATACATTAAAAACCAATTGCAAGAAGATATTGCAGCAGATCAAATATCTTTCAAGGAGTACCTTGACCCGTTTACGGGTAGCAAGAATACCAAGGCATAA
- a CDS encoding Cytosine-specific methyltransferase, whose protein sequence is MFCGTGGFSIGFENYSNMVEVVAAVDILKVATETMKANHPESLVINNDIRNVNPADINNILMKNNKKVDIIIGGPPCQGFSSIRPFRSENLNDPRNSLFEQFVFFVEYFNPKVFVFENVVGLATHNNGKTIEIIQKRFQDIGYAVDWKVLNAANYGVPQKRERLIMIGGYGNHKVTFPSPTHHFDGKTIGIKDKKRQQFSNLLLPPAITVAEAICDLPPLKSGEMSENYLDHPQTEYTQCRRKNCTKLTMHNSTAHTEKMLEIIRYAGDNINCIPQELITSGFSTCYSRLRADEPASTITVNFVHPASNKCIHPFQDRALTPREGARLQSFDDDYIFCGTRSQIVKQIGNAVPPLLGQAIASGILRYFSTEPKC, encoded by the coding sequence TTGTTTTGCGGGACAGGTGGATTTTCGATTGGATTTGAAAATTATAGCAATATGGTAGAAGTAGTTGCTGCAGTCGATATTTTAAAGGTTGCTACGGAAACTATGAAAGCGAATCATCCAGAGTCTTTAGTTATAAATAATGATATTAGAAATGTTAATCCAGCAGATATCAATAACATACTCATGAAGAATAATAAAAAAGTGGATATTATAATAGGTGGACCACCTTGCCAAGGATTTTCATCGATACGACCATTTCGATCTGAAAACCTGAATGATCCAAGAAACAGTTTATTTGAACAATTTGTGTTTTTTGTTGAATATTTTAATCCTAAGGTATTTGTTTTTGAAAATGTTGTGGGCTTAGCAACGCATAATAATGGGAAAACAATAGAAATAATACAAAAGCGTTTTCAAGATATAGGATATGCAGTTGATTGGAAGGTGCTTAATGCTGCCAACTATGGTGTTCCCCAAAAAAGAGAGCGACTAATTATGATTGGTGGATACGGCAATCATAAAGTAACGTTTCCGTCCCCAACTCATCATTTTGATGGTAAAACAATAGGGATAAAAGACAAAAAAAGGCAACAGTTTTCGAACCTTTTGTTGCCCCCAGCAATAACAGTAGCAGAGGCTATATGTGACTTACCTCCTCTGAAGAGCGGAGAAATGTCAGAAAATTATTTAGATCATCCACAAACAGAATATACACAATGTCGTCGCAAAAATTGCACGAAGTTAACAATGCACAACAGTACTGCACATACAGAGAAAATGTTAGAAATAATAAGATATGCCGGAGACAATATAAACTGTATTCCGCAGGAATTAATAACTAGTGGGTTCAGCACCTGCTATTCCCGCCTTAGGGCTGATGAACCCGCCTCAACAATTACCGTGAATTTCGTTCACCCAGCATCCAACAAATGTATTCATCCATTTCAAGATCGGGCGTTAACACCAAGAGAAGGAGCGAGATTGCAAAGTTTTGACGACGATTATATTTTTTGTGGAACCCGTTCGCAAATCGTCAAGCAAATTGGTAATGCTGTCCCCCCATTACTGGGACAAGCCATAGCATCTGGCATATTAAGATATTTTTCAACTGAACCTAAATGCTAA
- a CDS encoding hypothetical protein (Evidence 5 : No homology to any previously reported sequences) has translation MPLPKGVNLRNRSLCLYHQKRERKDTKATTRLPVAVRYSAILLPAPVALCMDLGKKKKTCTSDVKQNMNGSTLFQYCKVCLTSNM, from the coding sequence TTGCCACTCCCCAAGGGAGTGAATCTCCGTAATCGTAGCCTTTGCCTTTATCATCAGAAAAGAGAGAGGAAAGATACTAAGGCGACTACCCGCTTGCCTGTAGCTGTGCGATATTCTGCAATCCTCCTTCCTGCGCCGGTTGCGCTATGTATGGATTTAGGGAAAAAGAAAAAGACCTGCACATCTGACGTTAAGCAAAACATGAATGGCAGTACATTATTTCAGTACTGCAAGGTTTGCTTAACCTCAAATATGTAA
- a CDS encoding hypothetical protein (Evidence 5 : No homology to any previously reported sequences) has protein sequence MGNTIVGSIKHLPINCISYILKTLLYYFYCFPIIMRC, from the coding sequence TTGGGGAACACCATAGTTGGCAGCATTAAGCACCTTCCAATCAACTGCATATCCTATATCTTGAAAACGCTTTTGTATTATTTCTATTGTTTTCCCATTATTATGCGTTGCTAA
- the dnaX gene encoding DNA polymerase III, subunit gamma and tau → MYQALYRKWRSRTFDEVVGQSHITDTLKRQVDTGRLSHAYLFTGTRGTGKTSCAKILARAVNCEHPVNGNPCNQCPSCRGIEDGSILDVLELDAASNNGVDQVRALRDEAVYSPASVKKRVYIVDEVHMLSTAAFNALLKILEEPPAHLMFILATTELHKVPATIKSRCQQFAFKRILPRDIALHLMYVSDREKLGLTEEGAALLSRLADGGMRDALSLLDQCISASGVIGEAEILDALGMAGNLETAALLEQAAEGRTAQALETLNRLYGAGKDVGTLLGELSSLTRDLLIRRTAPQSGTALLTGGYDETTLRHLSNLLPPQRLTQILTQLQTTQAELPRSSNRRTDAELCLIRVCDSTLDTSAAGLAARLARLEGIVAGNPAALAPVSEAPREVPAPAVQAPVSRPPTVDTPPWEEERAPLPEEPVELVSEPPVRRERPAPPSAAPAAANPGDFWPGLVDSLKGQVPMGEYMFLKKAQGRVEDGVLNLYVGSDFDRAMVNKPAVLTPLSAAADGILGGKHRVAVVVGQAPAVRSTPAPAAPASTADPEPEDKLDDLLAISRQFDNIIIKE, encoded by the coding sequence TTGTACCAGGCACTCTACAGAAAATGGCGCTCCCGTACCTTTGACGAGGTGGTGGGACAGAGCCACATTACCGACACACTTAAGCGCCAGGTAGACACCGGGCGGCTCTCCCATGCCTATCTTTTCACGGGTACCCGGGGCACCGGCAAGACCTCCTGCGCCAAGATCCTGGCCCGGGCGGTGAACTGCGAGCACCCGGTGAACGGCAACCCATGCAACCAGTGCCCCTCCTGCCGGGGCATCGAGGACGGCTCCATCCTGGACGTGCTGGAGCTGGACGCGGCGTCCAACAACGGCGTGGATCAGGTCCGCGCCCTGCGGGACGAGGCGGTGTACAGCCCCGCGTCGGTGAAAAAGCGGGTCTATATCGTGGACGAGGTTCATATGCTCTCCACCGCGGCCTTCAACGCGCTGCTGAAAATTTTGGAGGAGCCGCCCGCCCACCTCATGTTTATCCTGGCGACCACCGAGCTCCACAAGGTGCCCGCCACCATCAAGTCCCGCTGCCAGCAGTTCGCGTTCAAGCGGATCTTGCCCCGGGACATCGCGCTTCATCTCATGTACGTCTCCGACCGGGAAAAGCTGGGCCTCACCGAGGAGGGGGCCGCCCTGCTCTCCCGTCTGGCCGACGGCGGCATGCGGGACGCTTTGTCCCTCCTGGATCAGTGCATCAGCGCCTCGGGGGTCATCGGAGAGGCCGAGATCCTGGACGCGCTGGGCATGGCGGGCAACCTGGAGACCGCGGCATTGCTGGAGCAGGCCGCGGAAGGGAGGACGGCCCAGGCGCTGGAGACCCTGAACCGGCTCTACGGCGCAGGGAAGGACGTGGGCACCCTCCTGGGCGAGCTGTCCTCCCTGACCCGGGACCTCCTCATCCGCAGGACCGCCCCCCAGAGCGGAACGGCCCTCCTCACCGGCGGGTATGATGAGACGACTTTGCGGCATCTCTCAAACCTGCTGCCGCCTCAGCGGCTGACCCAGATTTTGACTCAGCTCCAGACCACCCAGGCGGAGCTCCCCCGCAGCAGCAACCGCCGCACCGACGCGGAGCTCTGCCTCATCCGCGTCTGCGACAGCACGCTGGACACCAGCGCCGCCGGGCTGGCGGCCCGGCTCGCCCGGCTGGAAGGCATCGTGGCGGGGAACCCCGCAGCCCTTGCCCCCGTTTCGGAGGCTCCGCGCGAGGTTCCCGCCCCCGCGGTTCAGGCCCCTGTTTCCCGTCCCCCCACGGTGGATACCCCGCCCTGGGAGGAGGAGCGGGCTCCTCTCCCGGAGGAGCCTGTCGAGCTGGTGAGCGAGCCCCCCGTCCGGCGGGAGCGCCCGGCCCCGCCCAGCGCAGCCCCCGCCGCCGCGAATCCCGGCGATTTCTGGCCCGGGCTGGTGGATTCCCTCAAGGGCCAGGTGCCGATGGGAGAGTATATGTTCCTGAAAAAGGCCCAGGGCAGGGTGGAGGATGGCGTGCTCAACCTCTATGTGGGCTCCGACTTTGACCGGGCCATGGTGAATAAGCCCGCCGTGCTCACACCCCTCTCCGCAGCGGCGGACGGCATCCTGGGCGGAAAGCACCGGGTGGCGGTGGTGGTGGGGCAGGCCCCGGCGGTACGCAGTACCCCCGCACCCGCCGCGCCCGCGTCAACGGCCGACCCGGAGCCTGAGGACAAGCTGGACGACCTGCTGGCCATCAGCCGGCAGTTTGACAACATTATTATTAAAGAATAA